The Musa acuminata AAA Group cultivar baxijiao chromosome BXJ1-3, Cavendish_Baxijiao_AAA, whole genome shotgun sequence genome window below encodes:
- the LOC135619599 gene encoding U2 small nuclear ribonucleoprotein B''-like, with translation MVAMLSGDIPPNQTIYINNLNEKVKKEELKRSLYALFSQYGRILDVVTLKTPKLRGQAWVVFAEVPAASNAVRQMQRFPFYDKPMRIQYAKTKSDCVAKADGTYVPREKKKKQEEKAAEKKRRFEEAQQSASAANAQTNGGLSASQASRQGKTSSQEPMAAPNNILFIQNLPHETTSMMLQILFQQYPGFSEVRMIEAKPGIAFVEFADDVQASIAMQALQGFKITPQNPMVITYAKK, from the exons ATGGTAGCGATGCTTTCCGGCGATATCCCTCCGAATCAAACAATTTACATCAACAATCTGAATGAGAAGGTCAAGAAAGAAG AACTGAAGCGATCCCTCTATGCTCTATTTTCCCAATATGGAAGAATTTTGGATGTGGTGACCCTAAAAACACCAAAACTTCGTGGCCAGGCATGGGTGGTCTTCGCTGAAGTTCCAGCTGCTAGTAATGCAGTACGACAAATGCAAAGATTCCCATTCTATGATAAACCAATG AGAATACAGTATGCAAAAacaaaatctgattgtgttgcaaAAGCTGATGGGACATATGttccaagagaaaagaaaaagaagcaagaaGAAAAGG CTGCTGAAAAGAAACGCCGATTTGAGGAGGCTCAGCAATCTGCTTCTGCTGCTAATGCTCAAACTAATGGAGGGCTGTCT GCTTCGCAAGCTTCTCGCCAAGGAAAGACCAGTTCTCAGGAGCCCATGGCTGCTCCCAACAACATCCTTTTCATACAAAACCTGCCTCATGAAACAACAAGCATGATGCTTCAAATCCTTTTCCAGCAATACCCTGGTTTCAGTGAAGTCCGCATGATCGAAGCGAAGCCGGGCATTGCATTTGTGGAGTTCGCCGATGATGTGCAGGCTTCAATCGCAATGCAAGCTCTCCAAGGTTTCAAGATCACCCCGCAAAACCCAATGGTCATCACCTACGCTAAGAAATGA